In the genome of Raphanus sativus cultivar WK10039 chromosome 4, ASM80110v3, whole genome shotgun sequence, one region contains:
- the LOC108812425 gene encoding probable ribose-5-phosphate isomerase 2, producing MALAHDPLFITSDKSPIDITSTPPPSSMMILTQDELKRIAAYKAVDFVKSGMVLGLGTGSTAKHAVDRIGELLRRGELENIVGIPTSKKTQEQALSLGIPLSDLDSHPVIDLSIDGADEVDPRLNLVKGRGGSLLREKMIEGASKKFVVIVDESKMVKHIGGSKLALPVEVVPFCWEFTAERLRGVMEGYGGCEAKLRFGENGRAFVTDNGNYIVDMYLEKDMGDLRVVSDEILRLPGVVEHGMFLDMASTVIIAGELGVKIKNKYSSCC from the coding sequence ATGGCGCTTGCCCATGATCCTCTCTTCATTACATCCGACAAATCCCCCATTGATATCACCTCTACTCCGCCTCCTTCTTCAATGATGATATTAACCCAAGACGAGCTCAAACGAATCGCCGCTTACAAAGCCGTAGACTTCGTCAAATCCGGCATGGTCCTCGGCCTCGGCACCGGCTCCACCGCCAAACACGCCGTCGACCGAATCGGCGAGCTTCTCCGTCGAGGCGAGCTCGAGAACATCGTCGGGATACCCACGTCCAAGAAGACGCAGGAGCAGGCTCTCTCCCTCGGCATCCCTCTCTCCGACCTCGACTCCCACCCCGTCATCGACCTCTCCATCGACGGCGCCGACGAGGTCGACCCTCGTCTCAACCTCGTGAAAGGCCGAGGAGGGTCTCTGCTCCGGGAGAAGATGATCGAGGGAGCTTCCAAGAAGTTCGTGGTGATCGTCGACGAGTCGAAGATGGTGAAGCATATCGGTGGAAGCAAGCTGGCTCTTCCGGTGGAGGTTGTGCCTTTCTGCTGGGAGTTCACGGCGGAGAGGCTACGGGGGGTGATGGAGGGGTACGGCGGGTGCGAGGCGAAGCTGAGGTTTGGAGAGAATGGGAGGGCTTTTGTGACGGACAATGGGAATTATATTGTGGATATGTATTTGGAGAAGGATATGGGAGATTTGAGGGTGGTTAGTGATGAGATTTTGAGGCTGCCTGGAGTTGTGGAGCATGGGATGTTTCTTGATATGGCTTCTACTGTTATTATTGCAGGTGAGCTTGGTGTTAAGATCAAGAACAAATACAGCTCTTGTTGttga
- the LOC108812430 gene encoding uncharacterized protein LOC108812430, whose translation MGDHFVLFVDRLITEATIEEAIQSRNRMLQANAPVEEECSRILDEKTLEKLRNGDLSMVLCRICHDEDLDSNMETPCSCSGSLKYAHRRCVQRWCNEKGNTNCEICHQGFKPDYTAPAPLLELGHVPLHFRGNWAISQREHRFITVVPADPTFIHDHHHQYPLSSTTSFICCRSLVLIFMALLILRHTLPLVLTGSNLHVFPLFMLLFLRILGIMLPIYIVTKAVATCRRHSQTMETSDSEDSSDEEAELWRLPQTQSYIIGVP comes from the exons ATGGGAGATCATTTCGTGCTGTTTGTTGATCGTTTGATAACAGAAGCGACCATTGAGGAAGCCATTCAAAGCAGGAACCGTATGCTGCAAGCCAACGCACCCGTCGAGGAGGAATGCAGTAGAATCCTCGATGAGAAAACACTTGAGAAGCTGCGTAACGGAGATTTGTCGATGGTGCTGTGCAGGATTTGTCACGATGAGGATTTGGATTCAAACATGGAGACTCCTTGTTCTTGCAGCGGCAGCTTGAAG TATGCGCATAGGAGGTGCGTGCAGAGATGGTGTAACGAGAAAGGAAACACAAACTGCGAGATTTGCCATCAGGGATTCAAGCCGGATTATACAGCGCCAGCTCCATTGTTAGAGTTGGGACATGTTCCTCTTCATTTCAGGGGAAACTGGGCGATATCTCAACGCGAGCATCGTTTCATCACAGTTGTACCTGCTGATCCCACTTTCATCcacgatcatcatcatcaatatcCTCTTTCTTCCACCACAAGCTTCATCTGTTGCCGTTCCCTTGTTCTCATC TTTATGGCTCTTCTGATTCTCCGACACACCCTTCCCTTAGTCCTTACCGGATCAAACCTCCATGTCTTCCCTTTGTTCATG ttgttGTTTCTGAGAATACTCGGGATCATGCTACCCATCTATATCGTCACCAAAGCTGTCGCTACCTGCCGCCGCCATTCTCAGACTATGGAAACCTCTGACTCTGAAGATTCATCTGATGAAGAAGCAGAGTTGTGGCGCTTGCCTCAAACGCAATCTTACATCATAGGCGTGCCGTGA
- the LOC108852477 gene encoding nuclear poly(A) polymerase 1-like, whose amino-acid sequence MLSELPEVTELHSVPDAYVPLMGFKLNGVSLDLLYAQLPLWTIPEDLDLSDDYVLQNADEQTVRSLNGCRVTDQIFRLVPNIQSFRTTLRCIRFWAKKRGVYSNVSGFLGGINWALLVARICQLYPNALPSMLVSRFFRVYTQWRWPNPILLCSIDEGSSLGLQVWDPRRNPKDCLHKMPIITPAYPCMNSSYNVSASTLRIMTGEFQRGKDICEANEADQWETLFEPFAFFEAYKNYLQINISASNVDDLKKWRGWVESRFRQLTLTIERHTYDMLQCHPHPHGFQDDSRPLHCSLFMGLQRKQGVPAAGGGGPFDIRRTIEEFEHTVYCYMMWVPGMEISVSHVMRRSIPSFVFPGGVRPTRDSKDSKRSSEQRVSSTGSSSTITSSESKAGKKRKLREGETRTGQSRNSKRATVSVHVENGEDGSPDSSVESICSASGKDHFAKVKSDPISEDVRESHPVEKIVAFQDSLSQESEEVEDNFGLGKQVVEQVSSKDTFSNGAVDELEDVPTQQPVVPHKGSVQLRKPMIKLNFTSLSTINATNLIAC is encoded by the coding sequence ATGCTTTCGGAGTTGCCTGAAGTGACAGAGCTTCACTCTGTTCCCGATGCTTATGTTCCCTTGATGGGTTTCAAACTTAATGGTGTTTCTCTTGATCTTCTCTACGCACAGCTTCCTTTATGGACTATCCCCGAGGACTTGGATTTGTCAGATGATTATGTTCTACAGAATGCTGATGAGCAAACTGTTAGAAGTCTCAACGGTTGTAGAGTCACAGACCAGATCTTTCGTCTGGTTCCCAACATTCAGAGTTTCAGGACAACGTTGAGATGCATTAGGTTTTGGGCCAAGAAGCGTGGAGTATACTCTAACGTCTCTGGTTTTCTTGGTGGTATAAACTGGGCGTTGCTTGTAGCTAGGATATGCCAGCTTTATCCTAACGCCTTACCAAGCATGTTGGTGTCTCGGTTCTTTAGAGTCTACACTCAATGGCGTTGGCCCAATCCTATTCTTCTTTGCTCTATAGATGAAGGTTCCTCCTTAGGTCTTCAAGTTTGGGATCCTAGAAGAAACCCTAAAGATTGTTTGCACAAGATGCCAATCATTACTCCTGCTTATCCGTGTATGAACTCAAGTTACAACGTCTCTGCAAGTACGTTGAGGATTATGACAGGAGAGTTTCAGAGAGGCAAAGATATATGTGAAGCTAACGAAGCTGATCAGTGGGAGACTCTTTTTGAGCCGTTTGCGTTCTTTGAAGCGTATAAGAACTATCTTCAGATAAACATCTCTGCCTCTAACGTGGACGATCTGAAAAAGTGGAGAGGATGGGTGGAGTCACGTTTCAGACAGCTGACGTTGACGATTGAGAGGCATACTTATGACATGCTTCAGTGCCACCCTCATCCACATGGTTTCCAAGACGATTCAAGACCGCTACATTGTTCTCTATTCATGGGTTTGCAACGTAAACAGGGAGTTCCAGCAGCAGGAGGAGGTGGACCGTTTGATATCAGAAGAACTATTGAGGAGTTTGAACACACTGTTTACTGTTACATGATGTGGGTTCCTGGGATGGAGATTAGTGTCAGCCATGTAATGCGAAGAAGCATACCTAGCTTTGTGTTTCCTGGTGGAGTTAGACCTACGCGTGACTCGAAAGACAGCAAACGCAGTTCAGAGCAGAGAGTTTCTTCGACAGGAAGTTCATCTACTATTACTAGTTCTGAAAGTAAAGCTGGGAAGAAGAGAAAACTGAGAGAGGGCGAGACACGTACCGGTCAGTCAAGGAACTCAAAACGCGCTACAGTTTCAGTACATGTAGAGAATGGCGAAGACGGGAGTCCTGATTCATCTGTTGAATCCATTTGTTCAGCTTCTGGTAAAGATCATTTTGCAAAGGTTAAATCTGATCCCATCAGTGAGGATGTACGAGAGAGCCATCCAGTAGAGAAGATAGTCGCTTTTCAAGATTCTCTTAGTCAAGAAAGTGAAGAGGTTGAAGACAACTTTGGTTTGGGAAAGCAAGTGGTAGAGCAGGTTTCAAGTAAAGATACATTCTCCAATGGAGCAGTGGATGAACTCGAAGATGTTCCAACGCAACAGCCTGTGGTGCCGCATAAAGGTTCAGTGCAACTGCGGAAACCGATGATCAAGTTGAACTTCACATCTCTGAGCACCATCAATGCCACGAACCTCATAGCTTGTTGA
- the LOC108812491 gene encoding 60S ribosomal protein L7-2, with the protein MAESRVVVPESVLKKRKREEEWALAKKQSAEAAKKTNAANRKVIYKRAEQYAKEYAEKEKELISLKREAKLKGGFYVDPEAKLLFIIRIRGINAIDPKTKKILQLLRLRQIFNGVFLKVNKATMNMLRRVEPYVTYGFPNLKSVKELIYKRGYGKLNHQRVALTDNSIVEQALGKHGIICTEDLIHEILTVGPHFKEANNFLWPFQLKAPLGGLKKKRNHYVEGGDAGNRENFINELIRRMN; encoded by the exons ATGGCAGAGTCGAGGGTTGTAGTTCCGGAGTCAGTcctgaagaagaggaagagagaggaggagTGGGCTCTCGCGAAGAAGCAGAGCGCTGAAGCTGCCAAGAAGACGAACGCCGCCAACAGGAAGGTTATCTACAAAAGAGCCGAGCAGTACGCCAAGGAGTATGCCGAGAAG GAGAAGGAGTTGATCTCTTTGAAACGTGAGGCTAAGCTTAAGGGAGGTTTCTATGTCGACCCTGAAGCTAAGCTCTTGTTCATCATCCGTATTCGTGG TATCAATGCCATTGACCCGAAGACTAAGAAGATTCTTCAGCTCTTGCGTTTGAGACAG ATATTCAACGGTGTGTTTCTCAAAGTTAACAAGGCTACAATGAACATGCTTCGTCGTGTTGAGCCTTACGTGACTTACGG GTTCCCCAATTTGAAGAGTGTTAAGGAATTGATCTACAAGAGAGGATACGGAAAGCTTAACCACCAGAGGGTGGCTTTGACTGACAACTCTATCGTAGAGCAG GCTCTAGGTAAACATGGGATCATATGCACTGAGGATTTGATCCACGAGATTCTAACAGTTGGACCTCATTTCAAGGAGGCCAACAACTTCCTGTGGCCATTCCAACTCAAGGCACCGCTCGGTGGCCttaagaagaagagaaaccacTACGTTGAAGGTGGTGATGCTGGAAACCGTGAGAACTTCATCAATGAGCTTATCAGGAGGATGAATTAG
- the LOC108812489 gene encoding uncharacterized protein LOC108812489 produces the protein MLRSQRQTNQTMGEAVIRTIVEAIHSSPTQAVVYLSGGASAALGWLMSVPGASNTLLEAVVPYSRISMVQLLGRVPSQHCSQAMANEMALLAYNRAVKLSKPGFPVIGVGFTGALATSPPKRGDHRFFLSMRASDRIWETSVTLTKNLRSREEEDKVASRVLIQAMAKACNVSGTLDSGLTESEVPDESETQFSEEQELEQLINGQLCFKIYPFSKEAYGSDQDRKIILPGSFNPLHEGHVKLLEVAMSVCGGGYPCFELSAVNADKPPLSVAQIKDRVKQFEEAGKTVIVSNQPYFYKKAELFPGSSFVIGADTAARLVNPKYYEGSYKRMLEILDDCKRTGCTFLVGGRNVDGVFQILEDLDIPEEISDMFVSIPAEKFRMDISSTELRKKQGGVDNKRKREIAKEEVEHSSK, from the exons ATGTTGAGAAGTCAACGTCAAACCAACCAAACAATGGGAGAGGCAGTGATCCGCACCATCGTCGAAGCGATTCACTCATCGCCCACGCAAGCCGTCGTGTATCTTTCCGGCGGCGCCTCCGcg GCATTAGGTTGGTTGATGTCGGTTCCAGGAGCTTCGAACACGCTTCTAGAAGCCGTGGTTCCGTACTCGAGGATATCTATGGTCCAATTACTCGGCAGG GTTCCAAGCCAACACTGTAGCCAAGCGATGGCAAACGAGATGGCTTTGTTAGCGTATAACCGTGCGGTTAAGCTTTCTAAACCAG GATTCCCGGTGATTGGTGTGGGTTTTACTGGAGCATTGGCAACTTCTCCTCCAAAGCGTGGTGATCACAG GTTCTTTTTGTCTATGAGGGCATCCGACCGGATCTGGGAAACTTCAGTCACTTTAACAAAG AACCTACGAAGCcgtgaggaagaagataaggTGGCAAGCCGTGTACTGATCCAG GCTATGGCCAAGGCATGCAATGTTTCTGGAACACTTGACTCTGGCTTGACCGAGTCTGAGGTGCCTGATGAGTCGGAAACTCAGTTTAGTGAAGAACAAGAACTAGAGCAGCTTATTAATGGACAGTTGTGCTTTAAAATTTATCCATTTTCTAAGG AAGCATACGGGTCGGATCAAGACAGAAAGATTATACTGCCTGGTTCTTTTAACCCATTACATGAGGGTCATGTCAAGCTCTTGGAAGTTGCTATGAG TGTTTGTGGGGGCGGGTACCCATGTTTTGAATTATCCGCAGTAAATGCCGACAAGCCACCGCTTTCAGTTGCACAGATTAAAGATCGTGTCAAACAATTTGAAGAAGCTG GAAAGACGGTAATAGTTTCAAATCAGCCGTACTTTTACAAGAAAGCTGAACTCTTTCCAGGAAGCAGTTTTGTAATTGGCGCTGACACTGCAGCTAGGCTTGTTAAT CCAAAGTACTATGAAGGAAGCTACAAAAGGATGTTGGAGATACTCGATGATTGCAAGAGAACAGGTTGCACTTTCCTTGTTGGTGGCCGCAATGTAGATGGTGTATTCCAG ATCCTAGAAGATCTTGATATTCCAGAGGAAATAAGCGACATGTTTGTCTCAATTCCAGCAGAAAAATTCCGGATGGATATATCCTCTACAGAGCTAAGAAAGAAACAAGGGGGTGTTGATAATAAGAGGAAACGTGAAATTGCTAAAGAAGAGGTTGAGCACAGTtctaagtga
- the LOC108806686 gene encoding receptor protein kinase-like protein ZAR1 translates to MLTSLLIFFALLCNHIPVNALNDEGFALLTFKQSVHEDPTGSLTNWNSSDEDACSWNGVTCKELKVVSLSIPRKNLYGSLPSSLGFLSSLRHLNLRSNRFQGPLPVQLFDLQGLQSLVLYGNSFDGSVSDEIGRLKLLQTLDLSQNLFSGSLPSSLLQCTRLRTLDVSRNNFSGSLPDGFGSAFVSLEKLDLAFNQFNGSIPSDVGNLSSLQGTADFSHNHFSGLIPPALGELPEKVYIDLTFNNLSGPIPQTGALMNRGPTAFIGNAGLCGPPLKDLCQGDELGFNASYPFIPSNNRPDDDDSDGGDSGTKQKSSSSGLSKTAVVAIVLCDVIGICLVGLLFTYCYSKFCACNNRDKDSKKRGLCFRKDESETLSENVEHCDIVALDAQVAFNLEELLKASAFVLGKSGIGIVYKVVLENGLTLAVRRLGEGGSQRFKEFQTEVEAIGKLRHPNIASLRAYYWSVDEKLLIYDYVPNGNLATALHGKPGMVSVAPLTWSERLRVAKGIATGLVHLHEFSPKKYVHGDIKPSNILMGQDMEPKISDFGLARLANIAGGSSPTIQSNRIIQTEERQHHHKSISSEFTAHSSSGSYYQAPETLKTVKPSQKWDVYSYGVILLELIAGRSPVLEVGTSEIDLVRWIQVCIEEKKPLCDVLDPCLAPEVDKEDEIVAVLKVAISCVNSSPEKRPTMRHVSDTLDRLPMAGD, encoded by the exons ATGTTGACCTCATTGCTCATCTTCTTCGCTCTTCTCTGCAACCACATCCCTGTAAACGCCTTAAACGACGAGGGCTTCGCGCTCTTGACGTTCAAGCAGAGCGTCCACGAAGATCCCACCGGCTCTCTAACCAATTGGAACTCATCCGACGAAGACGCTTGCTCCTGGAACGGTGTCACCTGCAAAGAACTCAAGGTTGTCTCTCTAAGCATCCCAAGGAAGAACCTTTACGGCTCTCTCCCTTCCTCTCTAGGGTTTCTCTCCAGCCTCCGTCACTTGAACCTCCGTAGCAACAGGTTCCAAGGGCCATTGCCCGTTCAGCTCTTCGACCTTCAGGGACTCCAAAGTTTAGTGCTTTACGGCAATTCCTTTGACGGGTCGGTCTCAGACGAGATCGGTCGGCTTAAGCTTCTTCAGACATTGGATTTGTCTCAGAATCTCTTCTCCGGTTCTTTACCCTCTTCGCTTCTGCAATGCACCAGGCTGAGAACGCTTGATGTGAGTCGAAACAACTTCTCTGGTTCTTTACCCGATGGGTTCGGCTCAGCGTTTGTCTCTCTCGAGAAGCTAGACCTAGCTTTCAACCAGTTCAACGGCTCTATCCCTAGCGACGTCGGGAACCTCTCGAGCTTACAAGGAACTGCTGACTTCTCTCATAACCACTTCTCTGGCTTGATCCCGCCTGCGTTGGGTGAACTCCCTGAGAAGGTTTACATTGACCTCACTTTTAACAACCTCTCCGGTCCGATTCCTCAGACCGGTGCTCTGATGAACAGAGGACCAACGGCTTTTATCGGCAACGCAGGGCTGTGTGGTCCTCCGTTGAAGGATCTTTGTCAAGGTGATGAGCTTGGGTTTAATGCCTCTTACCCTTTTATCCCAAGCAACAACCGTCCGGACGATGATGATTCAGATGGTGGAGACTCTGGAACCAAACAGAAGTCGTCGTCAAGTGGTTTAAGCAAAACAGCTGTTGTTGCCATTGTTCTCTGCGATGTGATTGGTATCTGCCTAGTGGGTTTGCTTTTCACTTACTGCTACTCAAAGTTCTGCGCTTGTAATAACAGAGATAAAGACTCCAAGAAAAGGGGTCTTTGTTTCAGGAAAGACGAGTCTGAAACGCTGTCTGAAAACGTGGAGCATTGCGATATCGTGGCGCTTGATGCTCAGGTGGCGTTTAACCTTGAGGAGCTGCTAAAGGCGTCGGCTTTCGTTCTGGGGAAGAGCGGGATTGGCATTGTGTACAAAGTTGTTTTAGAGAACGGGCTTACCTTGGCCGTTAGGAGATTAGGTGAAGGAGGGTCTCAGAGATTCAAGGAGTTTCAGACAGAAGTTGAAGCTATAGGGAAACTAAGGCACCCAAACATTGCTAGTCTTCGAGCTTATTATTGGTCTGTTGATGAGAAGCTTCTTATCTATGACTATGTTCCAAACGGTAACCTCGCAACAGCTCTCCACG GCAAGCCAGGTATGGTGAGTGTAGCTCCGTTGACATGGTCTGAACGTTTGAGGGTAGCCAAAGGGATTGCCACAGGTCTTGTTCATCTGCACGAGTTCAGTCCCAAGAAATACGTCCATGGAGATATCAAGCCCAGCAACATCCTCATGGGACAAGACATGGAACCTAAGATCTCTGATTTCGGACTAGCACGGTTGGCTAACATTGCTGGAGGCTCATCTCCAACGATACAGTCAAACAGAATCATCCAAACGGAAGAGAGGCAGCACCATCACAAGAGCATATCTTCGGAGTTCACTGCTCACTCTTCCTCTGGCTCATACTATCAGGCGCCAGAGACTCTCAAAACGGTCAAACCGTCTCAGAAGTGGGATGTATACTCTTATGGAGTCATTTTACTGGAGTTGATAGCTGGTAGGTCTCCGGTGTTAGAGGTGGGGACGTCGGAGATAGATCTAGTACGGTGGATACAGGTGTGCATCGAGGAGAAGAAACCGTTGTGTGATGTTCTTGATCCTTGTTTGGCTCCTGAGGTAGATAAGGAAGACGAGATTGTCGCTGTTCTTAAGGTCGCAATTAGCTGTGTGAACAGCAGTCCAGAGAAAAGGCCTACCATGAGGCATGTTTCGGATACTCTCGACAGATTACCAATGGCTGGCGACTGA
- the LOC108806687 gene encoding auxin-responsive protein IAA32: MDQNTPAEFSHGSSNFHTYYSQTKKGGGGGGGVIDLGLSLRTIQHETYLPSTPMIGLDGYGELIDWSQRSYSSNTQLKGEEPVDQRLAQRYYNDGEEGRGKMAYYVKVNMDGSVVGRKVCVLDQGTYSTLALQLDNMFGMQTESGLKLFQDESEFSLVYRDREGLWRNVGDVPWKEFVASVNRMRIARRNNALLPY; the protein is encoded by the exons ATGGACCAAAACACACCTGCAGAATTTTCTCATGGGTCTTCAAACTTTCATACATATTACTCGCAGACCAAGaagggtggtggtggtggtggaggcgTAATTGATCTAGGCCTCAGCCTTAGGACCATTCAACATGAAACTTACCTCCCATCGACTCCAA TGATAGGTCTGGACGGGTATGGTGAGCTTATAGACTGGTCGCAGCGTAGCTATAGCAGCAATACACAGCTGAAGGGTGAGGAACCGGTCGATCAAAGACTTGCTCAACGATATTACAATGACGGAGAAGAGGGCAGAGGAAAAATGGCATACTATGTGAAGGTAAATATGGATGGCTCAGTCGTAGGCCGCAAGGTTTGTGTCCTTGATCAAGGAACCTACTCAACTCTTGCTCTTCAGCTTGACAATATGTTCG GGATGCAGACCGAGTCAGGATTGAAGTTGTTCCAGGATGAGTCTGAGTTCTCTTTGGTCTACAGAGACAGAGAAGGTCTCTGGAGGAATGTTGGTGATGTTCCATGGAA GGAGTTTGTTGCAAGTGTGAATCGGATGAGAATCGCAAGAAGAAACAATGCTCTTCTTCCCTACTAA
- the LOC108812367 gene encoding uncharacterized protein LOC108812367 produces the protein MEPPPPSLSSTAVASTVVPTTTVPVPPPPTSYPESLDSSPRSRTTDGWDDLHAPSAVSSKLRLMCSYGGHILPRPHDKSLCYMGGDTRIVVVDRSSSLSSLVARLSSKLLDGRSFTLKYQLPSEDLDSLISVTTDEDLENMIEEYDRTISAPNSAKPSRLRFFLFTPKPEATQSMGQILESSAKSDDWFLNALNSAGLLNRGFSDSDANVNRLLGLDDNTLRSIPGDNGDNLDSVKDDDGSVKSGKQQQIQEIPSQPQPQQQQQGGQDVHSMPDSPMLDTSSSFGSTSSSPLPANLPPIRVHVEEAGGVKGMQDQRMGIEEQFARFNVGNNKQQQVQQEDGFAAISSPPPPLPVTISLPAAPVNAAAANVSSEFQTRVFSDDERSDHGVPVGYRKPPTPRSQPQNLPPQQVHHGKSNSGGHELPSPHSVSSDSSMNNPVYQQRPSVYQEPMSQMPPGSTVVTGMINPSDPNTLLPQNHMQNQDPGYILHPQFEQQSAPSQPHQQQQQQFIHAAAPPQYMHHHPSGGVPLQYIQVYPSQQPQQSFHRHPGQLDQQQPYPAVYYVTSPVPPRPYSMGVPQSGSVSEAPGSVPSNHPQPPLNSTMMPPPPPNNQLRSVPGGKPEAGVYTTPQGMPGAQMVHQIPTSQQQFMGYSQIHHPPQSGSAAIPNYGYEYADNAHKQMFYTQPVGHAQYQTMTGPPPAMVLPDGSAAAKLPAENMTQQIRSSQPL, from the exons aTGGAACCGCCGCCGCCTTCTCTCTCCTCCACAGCGGTGGCCTCCACCGTCGTCCCAACAACCACCGTACCCGTTCCCCCTCCCCCAACCTCTTACCCCGAGTCTCTAGACTCCTCCCCCAGGTCACGCACCACAGACGGCTGGGACGATCTCCACGCGCCCTCCGCCGTCTCCTCCAAACTCCGCCTCATGTGCAGCTACGGCGGCCACATCCTCCCTCGCCCTCACGATAAATCCCTCTGCTACATGGGCGGCGACACTCGCATCGTCGTCGTGGACCGCAGCTCGTCTCTCTCCTCCCTCGTCGCTCGCCTCTCCAGCAAGCTCCTCGACGGACGCTCCTTCACGCTCAAGTACCAGCTCCCGAGCGAGGATCTCGATTCGCTAATCTCCGTCACGACCGATGAGGATCTCGAGAACATGATCGAGGAGTACGACCGCACGATCTCCGCCCCCAATTCCGCGAAACCCTCGCGTCTCCGTTTTTTTCTCTTCACGCCGAAGCCGGAAGCTACTCAATCGATGGGTCAGATCCTCGAGAGCTCTGCCAAGAGTGACGATTGGTTCCTCAACGCTCTCAACAGCGCGGGGCTTCTTAACAGAGGCTTCTCAGATTCGGATGCTAACGTTAATCGCTTGCTTGGGTTGGATGATAATACTCTTCGCTCTATTCCCGGAGATAACGGAGATAATCTTGATTCCGTTAAAGATGATGACGGTTCCGTTAAAAGCGGTAAGCAGCAACAGATCCAGGAGATTCCGTCTCAGCCTCAGcctcagcagcagcagcaaggAGGTCAAGATGTGCACAGCATGCCTGATTCTCCGATGCTTGATACATCGTCTTCCTTCGGGTCAACTTCCTCTTCTCCTTTACCTGCGAATCTTCCTCCGATTCGTGTCCACGTGGAGGAAGCTGGTGGGGTTAAGGGGATGCAGGAtcagaggatgggaatcgaagAACAGTTCGCTAGGTTCAACGTCGGGAACAACAAGCAACAGCAGGTCCAGCAGGAGGATGGATTCGCGGCGATCTCGTCGCCTCCACCTCCGTTGCCTGTGACGATCTCTCTTCCCGCTGCGCCGGTGAACGCAGCAGCAGCGAATGTCTCGAGTGAGTTCCAGACGAGAGTCTTCTCCGATGATGAGAGATCTGATCACGGTGTCCCCGTTGGATACAGGAAGCCGCCGACTCCACGTTCTCAGCCGCAGAATCTGCCTCCTCAGCAGGTTCATCACGGGAAGTCAAACAGCGGTGGACATGAGCTGCCTTCACCTCATTCCGTATCCAG TGATAGCAGCATGAACAATCCAGTGTATCAACAAAGACCATCTGTGTACCAAGAGCCCATGTCTCAGATGCCTCCTGGTTCTACTGTGGTTACTGGTATGATCAACCCTTCAGATCCAAACACACTCTTACCTCAGAACCATATGCAGAATCAGGACCCTGGATACATCCTCCACCCCCAGTTCGAGCAACAATCTGCACCATCTCAGCCACatcaacagcagcagcagcagttCATACACGCTGCTGCTCCACCTCAATACATGCATCACCATCCCTCTGGTGGCGTTCCCCTCCAGTACATCCAAGTTTACCCTTCGCAGCAGCCGCAGCAGTCCTTCCACAGGCACCCCGGTCAACTGGATCAACAGCAGCCTTATCCTGCTGTTTACTATGTCACTTCCCCGGTCCCACCTAGGCCTTACAGTATGGGTGTGCCACAATCTGGTAGTGTGAGCGAGGCTCCAGGGTCTGTCCCTTCTAACCATCCTCAGCCACCTCTTAATTCCACCATGATGCCTCCACCTCCTCCTAACAACCAGCTGAGAAGTGTTCCTGGTGGCAAACCTGAGGCTGGGGTTTATACAACACCACAAGGTATGCCCGGTGCTCAGATGGTTCACCAGATCCCTACAAGCCAGCAGCAATTCATGGGCTACTCGCAGATCCACCACCCACCTCAGTCTGGTTCAGCGGCGATTCCCAACTACGGATATGAATACGCTGACAATGCTCACAAGCAGATGTTCTACACGCAACCTGTGGGACACGCACAGTACCAGACAATGACCGGTCCTCCACCTGCCATGGTATTGCCTGATGGCTCTGCTGCTGCTAAGCTTCCAGCTGAGAACATGACTCAACAGATTCGGAGTTCACAGCCGTTGTGA